One genomic segment of Pseudomonadota bacterium includes these proteins:
- a CDS encoding DUF6445 family protein, with translation MILVPHPGLAVQKLTIGRECAPLLVIDNLVAGAEGLVDLAAGKLFGDVTSYYPGIRAKAPLSYQQFVLEQMRSLFSETFGLQGKALRFTACYFSLVTTPPEKLSHLQCIPHIDSVLGTELAFVHYLFKRDHGGTAFYRHRSTGFEVITQERKIQYFETVEAEKTGANKPAVGYIGGSTALYEQLRSEAGVFNRMLVYRRNSLHSGSIATGTAVDPNPRSGRLSINGFMA, from the coding sequence GTGATCCTCGTACCTCATCCCGGCCTCGCCGTGCAGAAATTGACCATTGGCCGCGAGTGCGCGCCGCTGCTGGTCATCGACAACCTGGTGGCCGGCGCCGAAGGGCTGGTCGACCTGGCCGCGGGCAAGTTGTTCGGCGATGTCACTAGCTACTATCCGGGCATTCGCGCGAAGGCGCCGCTCAGCTACCAGCAATTCGTCCTGGAGCAGATGCGCAGCTTGTTCAGCGAAACCTTCGGCCTCCAAGGCAAGGCGCTGCGATTCACCGCGTGTTACTTCTCACTCGTGACCACGCCGCCCGAGAAACTTTCGCACCTGCAATGTATTCCGCACATCGATTCGGTGCTCGGGACGGAGCTCGCATTCGTTCACTACCTGTTCAAACGCGATCACGGGGGCACCGCGTTCTACCGGCATCGCAGTACGGGCTTCGAGGTGATCACGCAGGAACGCAAAATCCAGTACTTCGAGACAGTCGAGGCGGAAAAGACCGGCGCCAACAAACCGGCGGTGGGCTACATCGGCGGCAGCACTGCGCTTTACGAGCAGCTGCGCAGCGAAGCGGGCGTCTTCAATCGCATGCTGGTGTATCGCCGGAATTCCCTGCATTCCGGCAGCATCGCCACCGGGACGGCCGTGGACCCGAATCCGCGCAGCGGCCGGCTTTCCATAAATGGCTTCATGGCCTGA
- a CDS encoding TonB-dependent receptor has translation MKFNPKLTSKALFTIVGGAVLINPVFAQDQSSEELEEVVVTGLRGSLKASMETKREAVGVVDAINAEDIGKFPDTNLSEALQRITGVSIDRRNGEGATVTARGFGPQFNMVTLNGRQMPTADAYAGGELVTGGFGGNSRSFNFSNLAAEAINAVEVYKTSRADIATGGIGATINVRTARPLDNDGLVLNVGAKVVNDTTNRVGDDYTPEVSGIFSWASDSKVFGVGVSASYQKRDAGSSTATVNDWHIQPWDASSIAANQGGAPLYVNPGANPYITSDDVVQATIVNAPADGQLYGIPNDIRYAFSDTERERLNGQVTVQFAPIDSLTLTADYTFAQQNLKEDRGEQTVWMNRNGFNYIEFDTGHEVATPLVLREFTGSGKDFGYEQQHREQENQLKSAGFNAAWDATEKFSVNFDYHDSEATSLPDDPVTGGGQTAFSLAGKVPSTCLERTTIPNPTAGQENACINSSNFWNQEFQFNNGLPIAARTLFADQNAAHAGTGGVSDYDFNQSSLGSQVLRIGYQDQTTDITQARLDGKLKFENGSISFGVETREMESRQRSSNNTIHMGDWGVGDSGTVPDLVALLTPFSLTGAFDDFNPVGAPTGGWKGNANTLGQWSIDRGNSDPSNPAIWKYANWDEATSPDGELRYNPGFGTDSTVQEDTKSFYFQVALKAELGDMPANIVLGARYEQTDVSSSSVILVPTAVRWEDDNDFAVVRPTTSTAFTQSADYDNLLPNLDFDVSITDSLKARFSYSETIARAGYGTLSAGASPNGPGGSTLNGFVPTGTANNPGILPLQSDNIDVSLEYYFSDSGYVSAGFFDKRVKNFIGNEVVNQNLFGIRDETGGPRAQAAYAALQAAGVSAPNDSQLFTMMAMIEHPEGTTYQGTFYPGGQVNYTNDNNQHIAFATGFDLLPTADDPLWEFAVNQPVNNKEAKIHGFEFGGQYFFGDSGFGILANYTVVRGDVGYDVTSDPNENQFALTGLSDSANAVLMFEKFGISARLAYNWRDEFLQNINQGGFRNPIFVEPYDQIDLSVGYDVNDHIAVSFEAVNLTGEDIRWHGRSDNQLWRLEDQGARYSLGARYKF, from the coding sequence ATGAAATTCAATCCCAAATTAACCTCAAAGGCCCTGTTCACCATCGTCGGTGGTGCAGTGCTCATCAACCCTGTTTTCGCCCAAGATCAATCGAGCGAAGAACTCGAAGAAGTGGTCGTTACAGGTCTGCGCGGAAGCTTGAAAGCTTCGATGGAAACCAAGCGTGAAGCGGTCGGCGTCGTCGACGCGATCAACGCGGAAGACATCGGCAAGTTCCCGGACACCAACCTGTCCGAAGCTCTGCAGCGCATCACCGGCGTGTCGATCGACCGTCGCAACGGCGAAGGCGCGACCGTCACGGCTCGCGGCTTCGGTCCGCAGTTCAACATGGTCACGTTGAACGGTCGCCAGATGCCCACGGCCGACGCATACGCAGGCGGCGAACTCGTCACCGGCGGCTTCGGCGGCAATTCGCGTTCGTTCAACTTCTCGAACCTCGCTGCCGAAGCGATCAACGCGGTCGAGGTCTACAAGACCAGCCGCGCTGACATCGCGACCGGCGGCATCGGTGCCACGATCAACGTCAGAACGGCTCGTCCGCTCGACAACGATGGTCTGGTGCTCAACGTCGGCGCGAAGGTCGTCAACGACACCACCAATCGTGTCGGCGATGACTACACGCCTGAAGTTTCGGGCATCTTCAGCTGGGCCAGTGACAGCAAGGTGTTCGGCGTTGGCGTGTCCGCCAGCTACCAGAAACGCGATGCCGGCTCGTCGACCGCAACGGTCAACGACTGGCACATCCAGCCTTGGGATGCTTCGAGCATTGCAGCCAACCAGGGCGGCGCGCCGCTGTACGTCAACCCGGGTGCGAACCCGTACATCACCAGTGACGACGTCGTCCAGGCGACGATCGTCAATGCGCCGGCCGATGGCCAGCTGTACGGCATCCCGAACGACATCCGTTATGCGTTCTCCGACACGGAGCGTGAGCGCCTCAACGGCCAGGTGACGGTGCAGTTCGCGCCGATCGACTCCCTCACGTTGACTGCCGACTACACGTTTGCGCAGCAGAACCTGAAGGAAGATCGTGGCGAGCAGACCGTGTGGATGAACCGTAACGGCTTCAACTACATCGAGTTCGACACGGGTCATGAAGTCGCGACGCCTCTCGTGCTGCGCGAATTCACCGGTTCGGGCAAGGATTTCGGTTACGAGCAGCAGCATCGTGAGCAGGAAAACCAGCTCAAGTCGGCGGGTTTCAATGCCGCCTGGGATGCGACCGAGAAGTTCAGCGTGAACTTCGACTATCACGATTCGGAAGCGACCAGCTTGCCGGATGACCCGGTTACCGGTGGCGGCCAGACTGCGTTCAGTCTCGCCGGCAAGGTGCCGAGCACGTGCCTCGAACGCACGACGATCCCGAACCCGACTGCGGGCCAGGAAAATGCGTGCATCAACAGCTCGAATTTCTGGAACCAGGAGTTTCAGTTCAACAACGGGTTGCCGATTGCCGCACGCACGTTGTTCGCTGACCAGAATGCCGCACACGCGGGCACCGGTGGCGTCTCCGACTACGACTTCAACCAGTCGAGCCTGGGATCGCAGGTGTTGCGCATCGGCTACCAGGATCAGACGACCGACATCACGCAGGCTCGCCTGGATGGCAAGCTCAAGTTCGAGAACGGCTCGATCAGTTTCGGTGTCGAAACTCGCGAAATGGAGTCCCGTCAGCGTTCCTCAAACAACACCATTCACATGGGCGACTGGGGTGTCGGCGACTCGGGCACGGTTCCCGATCTCGTGGCCTTGTTGACGCCGTTCAGCCTCACGGGCGCGTTCGACGACTTCAATCCGGTCGGTGCCCCCACGGGCGGCTGGAAGGGCAATGCGAACACGCTGGGTCAATGGTCCATCGATCGCGGCAACAGCGATCCGAGCAATCCGGCGATCTGGAAGTATGCGAACTGGGACGAAGCAACTTCTCCCGATGGTGAGCTGCGCTACAACCCGGGTTTCGGTACCGACAGCACCGTGCAGGAAGACACCAAGTCGTTCTACTTCCAGGTGGCACTCAAGGCGGAGCTGGGCGACATGCCGGCGAACATCGTCCTCGGTGCGCGTTATGAGCAGACAGACGTCTCTTCGTCGTCCGTCATCCTGGTGCCGACCGCGGTTCGTTGGGAAGACGATAACGACTTCGCGGTCGTTCGTCCGACCACGTCCACCGCGTTCACCCAGAGTGCCGACTACGACAACCTGCTGCCAAACCTCGACTTCGACGTGTCCATCACCGACTCGTTGAAGGCGCGCTTCTCGTACAGCGAGACGATCGCTCGTGCGGGTTACGGTACGTTGTCTGCGGGCGCGAGCCCGAATGGTCCCGGTGGTTCGACGCTCAACGGCTTCGTGCCGACGGGCACCGCGAACAATCCGGGCATCCTGCCGCTGCAGTCCGACAACATCGACGTCTCGTTGGAGTACTACTTCTCCGACAGCGGTTATGTTTCGGCGGGGTTCTTCGACAAACGTGTCAAGAACTTCATCGGTAACGAAGTCGTCAACCAGAACCTGTTCGGTATCCGCGACGAGACGGGTGGTCCGCGTGCTCAGGCGGCATATGCCGCGTTGCAGGCCGCCGGCGTCAGCGCGCCGAACGACTCGCAGCTGTTCACCATGATGGCCATGATCGAACATCCGGAAGGCACGACCTATCAAGGCACGTTCTATCCGGGTGGCCAGGTCAACTACACCAACGACAACAACCAGCACATCGCATTTGCGACAGGGTTCGACCTGCTGCCGACTGCCGATGATCCGCTCTGGGAGTTCGCCGTGAACCAGCCGGTGAACAACAAAGAAGCCAAGATCCATGGCTTCGAGTTCGGTGGTCAGTACTTCTTCGGCGACAGCGGCTTTGGCATTCTTGCCAACTACACCGTCGTCCGCGGAGATGTTGGCTACGACGTCACCAGCGACCCGAACGAAAATCAGTTCGCGCTCACGGGTCTTTCCGACTCGGCGAACGCGGTGCTGATGTTCGAGAAGTTCGGCATCTCGGCGCGCCTGGCCTACAACTGGCGCGATGAGTTCCTGCAGAACATCAACCAGGGTGGGTTCAGAAACCCGATCTTCGTGGAGCCGTATGACCAGATCGACCTGAGCGTCGGCTACGACGTGAACGACCACATCGCTGTGTCGTTCGAAGCCGTCAACCTCACGGGCGAGGACATTCGCTGGCACGGCCGTTCGGACAACCAGCTGTGGCGCCTGGAAGACCAAGGTGCACGTTACAGCCTGGGAGCCCGTTACAAGTTCTGA